Proteins encoded by one window of Enterobacter pseudoroggenkampii:
- a CDS encoding cupin domain-containing protein — protein sequence MYQPVNLENKFSLFDAHWQPKVIARMNDYQFKIVKISGDFIWHAHPETDEAFIVVEGVLRIDFRDGHVLVNQGEMYVVPKGVEHKTSAETTVKMMMIEPCGVLNTGHEGGDRTAENDVWI from the coding sequence ATGTATCAACCTGTTAATTTAGAAAATAAATTTTCTCTCTTCGACGCGCACTGGCAGCCGAAAGTCATCGCCCGGATGAACGACTATCAGTTTAAAATCGTCAAAATATCGGGTGATTTTATATGGCACGCGCACCCTGAAACCGATGAGGCATTCATCGTGGTCGAGGGCGTGTTACGTATTGATTTTCGTGACGGACATGTGCTCGTCAATCAGGGGGAAATGTACGTAGTGCCAAAAGGCGTTGAACATAAAACGTCTGCTGAAACGACGGTAAAAATGATGATGATAGAACCTTGCGGGGTCCTGAATACCGGACACGAGGGCGGGGATCGCACCGCAGAGAACGATGTCTGGATTTAA